In Choristoneura fumiferana chromosome 21, NRCan_CFum_1, whole genome shotgun sequence, a single genomic region encodes these proteins:
- the LOC141439628 gene encoding proteasome subunit beta type-3-like, translating into MSILAYNGGAVVAMKGQDCVAIATDKRFGIQAQTVSTNFPKVYRMGPSLYVGLPGLATDTQTVFQRLQFRMNLYELKENRVMSPKTFSAMLSNLLYERRFGPYFIEPVIAGLDPYTSKPYVCNMDVIGCPNEPEDFAVSGTCAEQLYGMCEALWEPNLKPDELFETISQALVNAADRDAISGWGAVVYIIEKDKITEKHVKTRMD; encoded by the exons ATG TCGATTTTAGCGTACAACGGTGGTGCAGTGGTCGCGATGAAGGGCCAGGATTGCGTGGCGATCGCGACGGACAAGCGCTTCGGTATCCAGGCGCAGACAGTATCCACAAACTTTCCAAAAGTGTACCGAATGGGACCCTCGTTGTACGTCGGCCTGCCAGGCCTCGCCACTGACACACAGACTGTATTCCAGAGACTCCAGTTCAG AATGAACTTGTACGAACTGAAAGAAAACCGCGTGATGAGCCCCAAGACATTCTCAGCAATGCTGTCCAACCTCTTGTATGAGAGGCGATTTGGGCCATACTTCATCGAGCCCGTCATTGCTGGGCTGGACCCATACACCTCAAAACCTTATGTGTGCAATATGGATGTT ATTGGCTGCCCGAATGAGCCAGAAGACTTTGCTGTGTCCGGTACCTGTGCGGAACAGCTTTACGGCATGTGTGAAGCTCTGTGGGAGCCCAACCTGAAGCCAGATGAGCTTTTCGAAACTATCTCACAG GCACTAGTGAACGCAGCGGACCGCGACGCCATTTCCGGATGGGGTGCCGTTGTTTACATCATCGAGAAGGATAAGATCACTGAGAAGCATGTCAAGACGAGGATGGACTAG
- the LOC141439485 gene encoding proteasome subunit beta type-3-like — translation MSILAYNGGAVVAMKGQDCVAIATDKRFGIQAQTVSTNFPKVYRMGPSLYVGLPGLATDTQTVFQRLQFRMNLYELKENRVMSPKTFSAMLSNLLYERRFGPYFIEPVIAGLDPYTSKPYVCNMDVIGCPNEPEDFAVSGTCAEQLYGMCEALWEPNLKPDELFETISQALVNAADRDAISGWGAVVYIIEKDKITEKHVKTRMD, via the exons atg TCGATTTTAGCGTACAACGGTGGTGCAGTGGTCGCGATGAAGGGCCAGGATTGCGTGGCGATCGCGACGGACAAGCGCTTCGGTATCCAGGCGCAGACAGTATCCACAAACTTTCCAAAAGTGTACCGAATGGGACCCTCGTTGTACGTCGGCCTGCCAGGCCTCGCCACTGACACACAGACTGTATTCCAGAGACTCCAGTTCAG AATGAACTTGTACGAACTGAAAGAAAACCGCGTGATGAGCCCCAAGACATTCTCGGCAATGCTGTCCAACCTCTTGTATGAGAGGCGATTTGGGCCATACTTCATTGAGCCCGTCATTGCTGGGCTGGACCCATACACCTCAAAACCTTATGTGTGCAATATGGATGTT ATTGGCTGCCCGAATGAGCCAGAAGACTTTGCTGTGTCCGGTACCTGTGCGGAACAGCTTTACGGCATGTGTGAAGCTCTGTGGGAGCCCAACCTGAAGCCAGATGAGCTTTTCGAAACTATCTCACAG GCACTAGTGAATGCAGCGGACCGCGACGCCATTTCCGGATGGGGTGCCGTTGTTTACATCATCGAGAAGGATAAGATCACTGAGAAACATGTCAAGACGAGGATGGACTAG